CCTAGCCATCATGATCGGGTGGCTGTCCCATACCTTTACCGACATGATGACCCCGGCTGGCGTGGGCTGGTTCTGGCCTTCCCGGGTGCGCTGTGTACTGCCCGGTAACGAACGCTACCGCATGAAACCCATGGGCTGGGGCGAGCTGGCCTTTCTTGGCATGGTCGGGGTGGCCTCGGTGGGTTTTCATCACCTTGCCAAAAGCAACGCAGGCACCACCGGGGTTATCAGTGCCGCCATTGGCGATCTCGTCGCCGCCAGAGAGGAATATGATTCCCTGAAAGGCGGTAACGAGTGGGAGCTAAAAGTGGAGGGGCGAAACAACAAAACCTTTCAGTCTATCGATGGGAAATACCCGGTCATTGGTGGATATAAAGAGAGCGGCTTCATTCTCGATACTCCAGCTGGCCCGGTATCCGCCTGCAAAACCGAAACCTGCGACTGGTACATCAGTCATGCCGTGCTGAGCAGGGGAGAGCCGATCAAGACGAAAACGACCTTCATCAGGGTGACGGTCATCAAAGCCAGCAGCCTCGCCGGGCAACTGGCCCCGTGGGTGTCCGAGGGTAGGGTGTATCTTTCCGGTAAACTTGAAGCCAGTGGTATCGAGGAGCAGCCGCCAATCGTGGAAACCACAGGAGCGGAAGGCGTGGAACTGCACTACGCCCCAGTTGAATGGCTGGAAGAAGCAGGAGATTCGCACCTGAGAGATGTTGATTTAGCTGTTCAAGTGCGAATGAACGTCCGGAAAACAGCGGCGGATATCCGGATTAGCGGTGACAATATGCGCTGCCTGCATCCCCTGCTGGAAAAATGGCTGGTGGAAAGTGACAAAGATTGTCGGTGACAGGTGGGTATAGTGGACGGACAAACAAACACAAAAACAAGCAAGAAAAGGACAATTAATGAAAGTTAGGGGTATGTTCAAAGCAATTAACCACAAAAGACTGTCGTTATTTTGGATGGTGGCGATTGTTGGAATAGCTTTACCCTGGATACTGAACATCCCCGCAATATCCGCACAATCCACAGAAACGGAAATCTGCGAAGTCAGGAGCATTTACGATGGAGACACCATGACCGTAAAATGCGACGGAGAGCGTAAGAAAATCCGCCTGTACTGCATCGATGCCCCAGAGATGAAACAGCGACCCTGGGGAAAGGAATCCAAGGATTATCTCAGAGCCATCACACCCAAACAGGTTAAAGTGGTAAAGCATGGCAAAGACCGCTACGGGCGGACGATTGGGGAAGTCTGGACGCATGACGGTGATGATATTCAGGAAAATCTGAACCTGGCGATGGTGTATGCTGGAAGGGCGGTTGTGTATCCCAAGTATTGCAGGGATCAGCAGTATTACCAGGCACAGGAAGGCGTTAAGAAACTGGGCTCAGGAATATGGGAAAAGGACGGGGATTGGCAGAGGCCTTGGGAGTACAGAAAGGCAAAGCGGAATAGATAGATGAATTTATGGAAGAAATGCCAGTGCCGGATTCAAGCGCCGCACCAGAATAGAACATTGGGTTTGGCTAAAAGCAGTCACCCGCTCAAGTGCTTTTTGGCCAACAAATGTCTGTTATCCAGCTACTTTGTCAGGGATACCAGAATCCAGAAGGATACATCTTCCACGAGAACATGCATCTGGATGAATACCAATAAAAATTGTTACCGAAGCTGGATATTACAATATCAGTGCCATCGGAATATTATATATTCGGTGCCGGTAACATAATCTACTGTTAGAACCAAAATGAAGGGAAGATACCTCATCAAGGCGCACATACTAGACGCATGGTCTGAGTGCATTGCAACAGACTATGCAATGCAGCGCATCAATTCTGAGCGAACCCTCCAAGCCTCCATGTGGGCTAAGCTAAACGATCGCCTAGGAAAAAACCGCCGGCTGTTTATTGAGCCGAGCCTGAAGGTTCGTGAAGGCGGAAAATTGAAGGTCGTTTTCCCAGATATTGTCGTGTGCAACTCCCGACAAGTAATCTCAGTTATTGAGCTAAAGTACTTGCCACGAGTCAAAGCGAACTACAAGAAAGATATCAACACCCTTAATCTCATTGCCAGCAATAGGGCAGGTGTAAGTATTGCTAACGAGCGGTTCCGAGGTCCACAGACAGACAGCAGGAAATATTCACTGTCCAAGTCAATTATATTTGTCTGGGCCGGGGTCCATGCGACAGTAACAGACGATGAAGGTTACCTTTTTTCCGAAGGGCATGAAAACCTGAGGGGGTGTTACATGCAGCTGCACGCATCCACCCACAAGAATCGAGGCCCAGACGTTTACTACTATGAGTAGGCATCTCTGTCAGGTTCTAATATGAGTAGGCATCTCTGTCAGGTTCTAACCAGCAGGTCAAGCCGACGCCGTACCGGCGCGGCTTACCTTGAACGTTATGCATGATTACCAATGGACACTACTAAGATCTCATCAACATTTACGGTCAGGCAATACCGCGAGCATCGTGATAATGGTAACCGCGAA
This sequence is a window from Thiolapillus brandeum. Protein-coding genes within it:
- a CDS encoding metal-dependent hydrolase, with the protein product MLLPTHLATGQAAYLAACLASGHAPAPQEAIVSIIASALPDLDCRAGIVGRAVPPVSEWLERRFGHRTFTHSLLLQIVIGVPLFYLLPTGYFLAIMIGWLSHTFTDMMTPAGVGWFWPSRVRCVLPGNERYRMKPMGWGELAFLGMVGVASVGFHHLAKSNAGTTGVISAAIGDLVAAREEYDSLKGGNEWELKVEGRNNKTFQSIDGKYPVIGGYKESGFILDTPAGPVSACKTETCDWYISHAVLSRGEPIKTKTTFIRVTVIKASSLAGQLAPWVSEGRVYLSGKLEASGIEEQPPIVETTGAEGVELHYAPVEWLEEAGDSHLRDVDLAVQVRMNVRKTAADIRISGDNMRCLHPLLEKWLVESDKDCR
- a CDS encoding thermonuclease family protein — protein: MKVRGMFKAINHKRLSLFWMVAIVGIALPWILNIPAISAQSTETEICEVRSIYDGDTMTVKCDGERKKIRLYCIDAPEMKQRPWGKESKDYLRAITPKQVKVVKHGKDRYGRTIGEVWTHDGDDIQENLNLAMVYAGRAVVYPKYCRDQQYYQAQEGVKKLGSGIWEKDGDWQRPWEYRKAKRNR